A region of Mycolicibacterium brumae DNA encodes the following proteins:
- a CDS encoding dipeptidase, with amino-acid sequence MSELGNRVAELLPSVRADLEDLIRIQSVWADEARRPEVIRCADTVASLLSGAGFPDVSVVSAGGAPAVIARYPAPAGAPTVLLYAHHDVQPEGDPSQWDSAPFVPTEVDGRLYGRGSSDDKAGIACHLAAMRAFDGKPPVGLTVFVEGEEESGSPTLGALLAEHREALAADVIVIADSGNWSTEIPALTVSLRGLVDCEVEVATLAKGLHSGIWGGVVPDALSALVRLLASLHDDDGNVAVAGLFEPPAPEQALDIPAEQIRAEAGLLEGVGEIGAGPASARLWFKPAITVIGIDTTPVASASNTLIPRARAKISMRVAPGGDAGAHLDALRAHLESHAPWGARVTVTDGELGQPYAIDATGPVYDAIRAATGAAWGVAPVDMGMGGSIPFIAEFAAAFPSATIVVTGPEDPASAAHSVNESQDLAVLAKAATAETLFLAALGDIA; translated from the coding sequence ATGTCTGAGCTTGGGAACCGGGTGGCCGAGTTGCTGCCGTCGGTGCGCGCCGACCTGGAGGACCTCATTCGTATCCAGTCGGTGTGGGCCGACGAGGCCCGCCGGCCCGAGGTGATCCGCTGCGCCGACACGGTGGCCTCGTTGCTGTCCGGCGCCGGTTTCCCGGACGTGAGCGTGGTCAGCGCCGGGGGAGCGCCCGCGGTGATCGCCCGCTATCCCGCCCCGGCGGGTGCGCCCACCGTGCTGCTCTACGCGCACCATGACGTGCAGCCCGAAGGCGATCCGTCGCAATGGGATTCGGCGCCGTTCGTTCCCACCGAGGTCGACGGCCGGCTGTACGGCCGGGGCAGCTCCGATGACAAGGCGGGCATCGCCTGCCACCTGGCGGCGATGCGGGCATTCGACGGGAAGCCGCCGGTGGGGCTGACGGTTTTCGTCGAGGGCGAGGAGGAGTCCGGGTCTCCGACGCTCGGCGCGTTGCTGGCCGAGCACCGCGAGGCGCTGGCCGCCGACGTCATCGTCATCGCCGACTCCGGCAACTGGAGCACCGAGATCCCGGCGCTGACGGTGTCGCTGCGCGGTCTGGTCGACTGCGAGGTCGAGGTGGCCACGCTGGCCAAGGGCCTGCACTCCGGGATCTGGGGCGGGGTGGTCCCGGACGCGCTCAGCGCACTGGTGCGCCTGCTGGCCAGCCTGCACGACGACGACGGCAACGTCGCGGTCGCCGGCCTCTTCGAGCCACCGGCGCCCGAGCAGGCACTCGACATTCCCGCCGAGCAGATCCGCGCCGAGGCGGGCCTGCTGGAGGGGGTCGGTGAGATCGGCGCCGGTCCGGCGTCGGCCCGGCTGTGGTTCAAACCGGCGATCACCGTCATCGGCATCGACACCACCCCGGTCGCGTCGGCGTCGAACACCCTGATCCCGCGGGCCCGGGCCAAGATCAGCATGCGGGTCGCGCCGGGCGGCGACGCCGGCGCGCACCTGGACGCGTTGCGCGCGCACCTGGAAAGCCACGCCCCGTGGGGCGCGCGGGTCACCGTCACCGACGGCGAACTCGGCCAGCCCTACGCCATCGACGCGACCGGCCCGGTGTACGACGCCATCCGCGCGGCGACCGGCGCCGCGTGGGGGGTGGCGCCGGTGGACATGGGCATGGGCGGCTCGATCCCGTTCATCGCCGAGTTCGCGGCCGCGTTCCCGTCGGCGACTATCGTGGTGACCGGGCCGGAGGA
- a CDS encoding peptidase — MPHTLVPPPRRPGKRRLATVRGQTRLLRVKLRSKTLMAIAGVAMVVLSGCGGMVDGKPTSGLYNPNRVGGMAVTEGPSGVRPNSPPPTGTVEGTDNGDIDKLALLSVNDLEDYWHENYSPVLPGTFTPVSGLQSYDSEVPGDMVCGNDTYEFANAMYCFESRIIAWDRGVLLPVAQKFFGEMAVNGVLAHEYGHALQMMANLINRRTSTLVAEQQADCFAGDYLRWVAEGNSTRFQMSTGEGLNYVLAGLLVLRDPLLTVFDNPDDGHGTALERISAFQLGFTSGVSACAGIDEDEIAKRNGDLPESTKVDVTFGTGGDVEIDEQVLTDLMEVLGVVFSPSDPPKLSTDSSDCPDAEDTPPASYCPSDNTIYVDMAALQELGTPANEANFVLLQGDNSALSVVTSRYALALQHERGMDMRGAEVGLRTACLTGVAQRAMSEELEVPSGRGLYLSAGDIDEAVAGLLSNGLAASDVDGGTVPAGFTRIVAFRSGVVNGDAEDCYTRFDQ, encoded by the coding sequence ATGCCGCACACCCTAGTCCCGCCGCCGCGCCGTCCCGGCAAAAGGCGTCTCGCGACCGTCCGCGGGCAAACTAGGCTGTTGCGCGTGAAGTTGCGAAGCAAAACCCTGATGGCGATCGCCGGGGTCGCGATGGTGGTGCTTTCCGGCTGCGGCGGCATGGTCGACGGCAAACCGACCTCCGGGCTGTACAACCCCAATCGGGTCGGCGGCATGGCCGTCACCGAGGGGCCCAGCGGCGTGCGGCCGAACTCTCCGCCGCCAACCGGCACCGTCGAGGGCACCGACAACGGCGACATCGACAAGCTGGCGCTGCTGTCGGTCAACGACCTCGAGGATTACTGGCACGAGAACTACTCGCCGGTGCTGCCGGGGACGTTCACCCCGGTCTCGGGCCTGCAGTCCTATGACTCCGAGGTGCCCGGCGACATGGTGTGCGGCAATGACACCTACGAGTTCGCCAACGCGATGTACTGCTTCGAGAGCCGGATCATCGCCTGGGACCGCGGCGTGCTGCTGCCGGTGGCGCAGAAGTTCTTCGGCGAGATGGCCGTCAACGGCGTGCTCGCCCACGAATACGGGCACGCCCTGCAGATGATGGCAAACCTGATCAACCGCAGAACCAGCACCCTGGTCGCCGAGCAGCAGGCCGACTGCTTCGCCGGGGACTATCTGCGCTGGGTCGCCGAGGGCAATTCCACCCGGTTCCAGATGAGCACCGGCGAGGGGCTGAATTACGTGCTCGCCGGCCTGCTGGTGCTGCGCGACCCGCTGCTGACCGTCTTCGACAATCCCGACGACGGCCACGGCACCGCGCTGGAGCGCATCAGCGCGTTCCAGCTCGGCTTCACTTCGGGGGTGTCGGCCTGCGCGGGCATCGACGAGGACGAGATCGCCAAGCGCAACGGCGACCTGCCGGAATCCACCAAGGTTGACGTGACGTTCGGCACCGGCGGCGACGTCGAGATCGACGAGCAGGTGCTGACCGATCTGATGGAGGTGCTCGGCGTGGTCTTCTCCCCGTCGGACCCGCCGAAGCTGTCGACCGATTCCTCGGACTGCCCGGACGCCGAGGACACTCCGCCGGCCTCCTACTGCCCGAGCGACAACACCATCTACGTTGACATGGCGGCGCTGCAGGAACTCGGCACGCCGGCCAATGAGGCGAATTTCGTTCTGCTCCAAGGCGACAACTCGGCGCTGTCGGTGGTGACATCGCGCTACGCGCTGGCCCTGCAGCACGAGCGGGGCATGGATATGCGCGGCGCGGAGGTCGGACTGCGGACCGCCTGCCTGACCGGCGTGGCGCAGCGCGCGATGTCCGAGGAACTCGAGGTGCCCTCGGGCCGCGGGCTGTACCTGTCCGCCGGTGACATCGACGAGGCGGTGGCCGGGTTGCTGTCCAACGGGCTGGCCGCCAGTGATGTCGACGGCGGGACGGTGCCGGCCGGTTTCACCCGGATCGTCGCGTTCCGCAGCGGCGTGGTCAACGGCGACGCCGAGGACTGCTACACCCGCTTCGACCAGTAG